In Flavobacterium praedii, the DNA window TTTCAATAGCAGTTGGGATTATTATCCTTCTCCACATTATGATTTGGGGTCTATTGACTTAGATAAAGTAAATCGTTTTATTGAATCGTCTAATGGAATTCGGGAGACTCAAATACAAGATGATCCGCTTACGGTACTTCGGAAGTTTGAAATGTTGAAAGAAAATGGACAAATGGCCAATGCCTGTCATTTGTTGTTTTCCAAAAATGAAGTTTTTGATGCCACAATTTCAATTGGCCGGTTTTCTACAGAGACGAGCATCAAAGACAGTATTGTTTTGCGATCGGATTTGTTTACAGAAGTAGAAGCTACACTAGCATTTGTTCGGAAACACATGAATAAAAATTATATTATAACGGGAGATCCCAAAAGGGAAGAACGTTGGGAATACCCTTTGGACGCTTTGCGCGAAATTGTTGTCAATATGATTGTACATCGCGATTATCAAAATACAGGGGATTCCATTATTAAAATTTTTGACCATAAAATTGAGTTTTACAATCCCGGAGGATTAGGAAACGGGATTACTTTTGATGAATTGCGTGCTGGGACATATACCTCTTATGCTCGAAACAGAAAAATTGCCGACCTGTTTAGGGAATCAGGGATTATAGAAAAATACGGATCGGGTATCAAGCGCATCACCAATGCATTTGTGCATTACGGTTTGACAGCTCCAACTTTCGAAGCTTTTCAAAATGGTTTTCGTGTAACGGTTTATGCCAATGGAACTGAAACAAACGATGGCGGTGTAAATGGCGGTGTACGTGGCGGTGTAAATGGCGGTGTAAATTTAGAAAAAGTAGATGCAGCAATTTTAGATTCAAATTCAATTTTTAGTTTTATTGCAAAAAATCCTGGAGTAAATATTTTGTCATTGATAAATCATTTCAGTGTTCCGAAACGTACCGTAGAACGTTGGGTAAAGCAATTAAAGGATGATCGTAAAATTGAATTCAGAGGTGCTCCAAAAACGGGAGGGTATTGGGTGATTGGAAGTTAGAAGTCAGATTTTAGAGGGTAGAATAGAGAAAATAGAAAACATAAAGAAATAGTTAAGTCAAAATAAAAATATTAAAATGAAAAAAATACTTATTACAGGAGGAGCGGGGTTTATTGGTTCACATGTCGTAAGACGATTTGTGCAAAATTATCCAGATTATCAAATTTTTAATTTGGATGCATTGACCTATGCTGGGAATTTAGAAAATATCAAGGATATTGAAAAAGAACCGAATTATACTTTTGTAAAAGGAGATATAACTGATGAAAATTTCATAGATGCTTTGTTTCAAAACCAACAGTTTGATGGAGTGATTCACTTAGCTGCCGAATCACATGTGGATCGTTCGATTGAAGATCCTTTGGCTTTTGTGAAAACCAATGTGATTGGAACGATGAATTTATTGAATGCGGCCAAAAAACAATGGTTGGGGAACTTTGAAGGCAAACGTTTTTATCACGTGAGTACCGATGAGGTTTATGGTTCTCTAGGGGCCGAGGGTTTATTTACAGAGACTACTGCCTATGACCCGAATTCGCCTTATTCAGCATCCAAAGCCAGTTCGGATCATTTTGTTCGGGCTTATGGCGAAACGTATGGATTGCCGTATGTAATTACGAATTGCTCTAATAATTATGGTCCTTACCATTTTCCAGAGAAATTGATTCCGTTGTTCATCAACAATATTATCAATAATAAACCATTGCCGGTTTATGGGGACGGAAATTATACCAGAGATTGGCTTTTTGTAAAAGACCATGCCGTGGCTATTGATTTGGTTTTTCATGATGGAAAAAATCATGAAACCTATAATATTGGAGGTTTTAATGAGTGGAAAAATATCGATTTGGTCAAAGTGTTGTGCCAAATTATGGATCAAAAACTAGGAAGAACTACTGGAGAATCAGCTCAATTGATCACTTACGTGAAAGACAGACCGGGACATGATTTGCGTTATGCTATTGATGCCTCCAAAATTAATACACAGTTGGGCTGGAAACCATCTGTTACTTTTGAACAAGGATTAGAAATCACTATTGATTGGTATTTGAATAATCAAGATTGGTTGAACAATGTGACTTCGGGAGCGTATGCTTCGTATTATGAGAAGCAGTATTCGTAGGATGTAGTGAATGGTGAATAGTTTTAAGTGAGAAGTGGATAGTGAGAAGTGCCTCTCGACTGTGCTCGAGGTGACAAGTGAGGTGTGAGAATATTGATTTGAATAAAGCTTGATTACGTATAAAGGAATTAATAAGATAAGAAAACATGAACTGGTACGTAGTTTACACCAAACCCAAGTGGGAAAAGAAAGTTGCGGAGCGGCTAAGTGAGATAGGAGTAATTTCCTATTGTCCTTTGATAACCAAAATCAGTCAATGGTCGGATCGTAAAAAGAAAATAGAAGTTCCACTTTTTAATTCCTATATTTTTGTTCAAGTGAATGAAAAGGAACGGAATGTTATTTTTGAAATTCCTGGTGCGATTCGCTATTTATTTTGGCTAGGAAAACCTGCTATTGTAAAGGAAAATGAGATTCAAGCTATACAAGATTGGCTGAATGTACCC includes these proteins:
- a CDS encoding ATP-binding protein, encoding MELKSSFNDEVIITLVAFANAEGGSVCVGVDDNGVAISSFKIGKESVQQWTNEIKNKTIPSIIPDVAVEEMDGVSVLVFSIQEFPIKPVAFKVRYYKRVKNANYQMNLQEISDLHLKTFNSSWDYYPSPHYDLGSIDLDKVNRFIESSNGIRETQIQDDPLTVLRKFEMLKENGQMANACHLLFSKNEVFDATISIGRFSTETSIKDSIVLRSDLFTEVEATLAFVRKHMNKNYIITGDPKREERWEYPLDALREIVVNMIVHRDYQNTGDSIIKIFDHKIEFYNPGGLGNGITFDELRAGTYTSYARNRKIADLFRESGIIEKYGSGIKRITNAFVHYGLTAPTFEAFQNGFRVTVYANGTETNDGGVNGGVRGGVNGGVNLEKVDAAILDSNSIFSFIAKNPGVNILSLINHFSVPKRTVERWVKQLKDDRKIEFRGAPKTGGYWVIGS
- the rfbB gene encoding dTDP-glucose 4,6-dehydratase, with the translated sequence MKKILITGGAGFIGSHVVRRFVQNYPDYQIFNLDALTYAGNLENIKDIEKEPNYTFVKGDITDENFIDALFQNQQFDGVIHLAAESHVDRSIEDPLAFVKTNVIGTMNLLNAAKKQWLGNFEGKRFYHVSTDEVYGSLGAEGLFTETTAYDPNSPYSASKASSDHFVRAYGETYGLPYVITNCSNNYGPYHFPEKLIPLFINNIINNKPLPVYGDGNYTRDWLFVKDHAVAIDLVFHDGKNHETYNIGGFNEWKNIDLVKVLCQIMDQKLGRTTGESAQLITYVKDRPGHDLRYAIDASKINTQLGWKPSVTFEQGLEITIDWYLNNQDWLNNVTSGAYASYYEKQYS
- a CDS encoding UpxY family transcription antiterminator, which gives rise to MNWYVVYTKPKWEKKVAERLSEIGVISYCPLITKISQWSDRKKKIEVPLFNSYIFVQVNEKERNVIFEIPGAIRYLFWLGKPAIVKENEIQAIQDWLNVPDTFEVMVDTWQKGDKIVLESGPFVAQSAIVQEVKLNHYVLVLESLGCILKVEKKIK